In Gammaproteobacteria bacterium, the genomic window TCACGCCCATCCACAACATTGCCTGGCAATGCAATAAATAAGCTATGTCGCTTGATGTCTTTGCTCGACAGCGCTAAATGGCCAATTTCCACATCACCGCCGACCAGTACTTCATGCGGCACATCTGTCAAAAGCTGCGAAAGGAGGACCTTGTTCATCCGTCATCGCCCTCCAAGGTCATGCTCGCGCCCGCCACCAACGGTTGCGTAACATGGTCCGGTGGCACGCCAAGCCAGCGCAAGGTACGCGCCGCAATTTCACGAAACAAAGGCGCCGCGACGTCCCCACCGTAGTATTCTTCGCCTTGGGGACTGTCGATCACGACGACGACTGCGATCCTAGGGTTGTCCAACGGAGCGATGCCTGAGAACACGGCAACATAATCATCGCCATAACCGCCATTGATCGCCTTCCGCGCTGTTCCTGTTTTCCCGGCAACACGGTAACCTTTAACTGCGGCACGGTGACCAGTGCCACCTTCTTCTACCACATGCGCCATCATTTCCAACACTTGTCGCGTCACCACTTTTGGCAACACGCGTTCGCCCACATTAATGCCGCTAGCTTTTACGAGGCTGACCGGTAGTAATCGCCCACCATTGGCCAGCACCGCATAGGCACGCGCTAACTGCGTGGCGGTGACGCCAATCCCATAGCCATAGGCAAGAGTGGCTTTTTCGATGTCAGACCAACGCGCCCGCACCTGAAATTTACCTGCACTCTCACCTGGGAAACCAGTGCCCGTATCCACTCCGAAGCCGAGCCGATAATAGGTATCGACAAAAAACTCTGTATCTAGGGCCAAAGCAATTTTGGCTACGCCGACGTTACTCGACTTCTGGATCACACCGGTTAGCGTCAACTTTCCATTGTTATGCCCATCACGCACCCAGAACCCATTGACCTTCATATAACCCGGCGCCGTATCAATCGCACTCTCCGGGGAATATTGACCAGTTTGTAAAGCCATCGCGGCCACGAACGGTTTAAATGTTGAGCCAGGCTCAAAAATGTCGGTGAGTGCTCGATTGCGTGTCAGACCTGGGCGTATGGACGCTCGATTATTCGGGTTGTAAGCAGGCTGGTTGACCATCGCCAAAACTTCGCCGGTATTGACATCCAGCACCACCGCGCTGCCGGCTTTGGCGCGATGTTCAGCGACCGCTCGCTTAAGCGCCAAGTATGCAATGCTCTGTACGCGCAAATCGATGCTCAAGGCGATGTTTTTACCATCCTTGGGCGCACGCAGCACTTCACCCCGCTCAATGACATTGCCGTAAAGATCATATTTCAACAACTGTTCACCAGGCTTGCCTTGCAACCACACATCGTAAGCCCGTTCAATGCCTTCCAAACCGCGACCATCAATGTCGGTAAATCCAATGACATGGGCAGTCACCTCGCCAGCTGGATAATAGCGTTTTTGTTCTTCGAGCCAGTTCAAACCAGGGATTTTCAAGGTAACGTACCGGTCGCGGACACTGCGACGTTGAAGTCGGGACAAGTACACAAATCGGCGGTGACGACGCTCTTCTAGCCATTGCTTAAGTGCTTCCGGAGTTTTTCCGACCAATTCCGCAAGCGCTTTGGCTTTTTGGGACGACCACCACCCTGGCTTGTGGTCAATTTTTTGCCAGAACCGCGCCACATCCATCCATGCCGTCCATGCCGGAATGCTGATGGCCAACTCCTCTCCGTTTCTATCCGTAATAGTGCCTCTAAGCGCTGGTAGCCGGCTCAATTTATCGGTTCGTGCATCACCCTGTGCCT contains:
- a CDS encoding peptidoglycan glycosyltransferase FtsI (penicillin-binding protein 3; transpeptidase involved in septal peptidoglycan synthesis), whose translation is MSRSLSDTQKLARQVAKRRQIGAKKKWQPTTYWGRQVFLMVVLLALPIVVIGRAAYIQWVARDFLQAQGDARTDKLSRLPALRGTITDRNGEELAISIPAWTAWMDVARFWQKIDHKPGWWSSQKAKALAELVGKTPEALKQWLEERRHRRFVYLSRLQRRSVRDRYVTLKIPGLNWLEEQKRYYPAGEVTAHVIGFTDIDGRGLEGIERAYDVWLQGKPGEQLLKYDLYGNVIERGEVLRAPKDGKNIALSIDLRVQSIAYLALKRAVAEHRAKAGSAVVLDVNTGEVLAMVNQPAYNPNNRASIRPGLTRNRALTDIFEPGSTFKPFVAAMALQTGQYSPESAIDTAPGYMKVNGFWVRDGHNNGKLTLTGVIQKSSNVGVAKIALALDTEFFVDTYYRLGFGVDTGTGFPGESAGKFQVRARWSDIEKATLAYGYGIGVTATQLARAYAVLANGGRLLPVSLVKASGINVGERVLPKVVTRQVLEMMAHVVEEGGTGHRAAVKGYRVAGKTGTARKAINGGYGDDYVAVFSGIAPLDNPRIAVVVVIDSPQGEEYYGGDVAAPLFREIAARTLRWLGVPPDHVTQPLVAGASMTLEGDDG